In a genomic window of Vigna angularis cultivar LongXiaoDou No.4 chromosome 6, ASM1680809v1, whole genome shotgun sequence:
- the LOC108341689 gene encoding transcription factor bHLH162 yields MNNTDMENNPSPSRVDRKFIERDRRNQMKALFRRLNSLVPHQTSKAVSLPDQVEEATNYIKKLQMNMEKMEKKKNKLLGIERPNVSMNGGGERVGFKSPRIEIRQMGSAVDVVLITGLDSQFMFSETIRVLHEEGLDVVNASYNVIQDAVFHSIHCHQDEKFANGAARISERLKKSIYESSYCAF; encoded by the exons ATGAATAATACTGATATGGAGAACAACCCTAGTCCTTCCCGAGTTGATAGAAAATTCATTGAGAGGGACAGAAGAAACCAAATGAAGGCTCTCTTCCGCAGACTCAACTCTCTTGTGCCTCATCAAACATCAAAG GCGGTTTCACTGCCGGATCAGGTAGAAGAAGCAACAAACTACATAAAGAAATTACAGATGAATATGGAgaaaatggagaagaagaagaacaagctACTAGGAATAGAAAGACCAAATGTGAGCATGAATGGAGGAGGAGAGAGAGTAGGGTTTAAATCTCCACGGATTGAGATCCGACAAATGGGTTCAGCCGTAGATGTTGTTCTGATAACTGGGTTGGATTCTCAGTTCATGTTCAGTGAAACCATTCGTGTTCTTCATGAAGAAGGATTAGATGTTGTTAACGCTAGTTATAATGTTATCCAAGATGCAGTTTTCCATTCAATACACTGTCATCAG GACGAGAAATTTGCCAACGGAGCTGCTAGGATATCTGAGAGGCTAAAGAAATCCATCTACGAGTCTAGCTACTGtgctttttaa